CAGCGTAATGCTGCAGGCGAATCTTACTGCTTGCCAATTGCTGAAAATATTCATAAAAACCATATACTGCACGAATCAATTGTTCCAGCACGGGTAGATGAGACAGTTTTAGTGAAAGCTGAAAAAGCAGCCACTAAAATTGCGAATCATTTAGAACTCGTTGGCACGCTTGCAGTGGAAATGTTCGTCCTTGGTGATGGTGATATCGTTATTAATGAACTAGCCCCACGTCCGCATAATTCAGGACACTATTCGATTGAGGCATGTAATATATCACAGTTTCACCAACATATCCGGGCGATTTGCGGTTGGCCGCTTCGGAAGCCAAAGCTTTGGGCACCATGTATTATGGTGAATGTTCTGGGGGAACATGTTGAACCATTAAATCAAGCTGTTGAAAAGTACCCAGATTGGTCCATCCATTTGTATGGCAAAGCAGAAGCAAAATTGCAACGGAAAATGGGCCATATTACCATAATGACAGAGAGCATTGAATCGACATTAACTGAAATTGAGTCGACAGGAATTTGGTCTGATTAAACAAAGAGTTTTTAATTCACACGGCAATCATTAATTGAAGTAAATGAAACTTCATTCAGGAGGAACTAACATGACAAAAGTAAACGTATATGTGACACTTCGTGAAAGTGTTGTTGATCCACAAGGTATTGCTACAACGGATGCGCTAAAAAATATGGGCTTTGCTGAAGTAGAAAGTGTTCGTATCGGTAAGTTAATTGAACTTAAGATTGATGAGACGACAACTGATATTGATGCGCGTGTGAAAGAGATGTGCGACAAGCTTCTTATTAATAAAGTGATTGAAGACTACCGTTATGAAATCGAGGAGGCTTGAATCCGATGAAGTTTGCTATTCTTGTTTTTCCAGGTTCAAGTTGCGATGTCGATATGCACCACGCGATAAATGAAGTGCTTGGTGAAAAAGCTGAATACGTTTGGCATACAGAAGCAGCGTTAGAAGAATTTGATGCGGTTATAATTCCAAGCGGATCTTCTTACGGCGATTACCTTCGTCCTGGTGCGCTTGCAAAAGGTTCTCCTGCAGTAGAGAGCTTGATGTCATTTGTAGAATCCAAGAAACCTGTTTTAGGTGTTGGAAACGGTTTTCAAATTTTAACTGAATTACATCTATTGCCAGGTGCTTTTCTTCAAAATAAAGAACTGCTCTTTAAATCGGGCAGTGCAAAATTAAGCGTTGAAAATGTGGAGTCTATTTTTACTTCTGAATATGAAGAAGCCCAAGAAATCACAATACCTTTTGCGCAAGCATACGGAAATTATTACGTAGATGAAAAAACATTGAGTCAGTTAAATGAAAATGGACAAATCGCGTTTACATATAAAGATGAAAACGATAATGGCAGTACTGAAAAAATCGCAGGCGTTTTGAATGAACAAGGAAATGTACTTGGCATTCTGCCGTTACCTGAACGTGCGATTGAAGAAATTATCGGCGGTACCGATGGGTTGCCTCTATTCAAGTCAATTTTGAAAAGGTGGAATGAAAACAATGTCAGCCAATCATGAACCAAGTGCAAAGCAAATTCAAGATAATAAGTTGTATCGTCAAATGGGAATGACCGATGAAGAATTCGAACTTGTTGTAAAAAGCATGGGTCGCTTGCCGAACTATACAGAAACAGGTTTGTTTTCGGCTCTTTGGTCCGAACACTGTTCATATAAAAGCTCGAAACCGATTCTAAAAAAGTTCCCAACAAGTGGCGAACGCGTTCTTCAAGGGCCGGGCGAAGGTGCAGGGATTGTTGACATTGGCGACAACCAGGCTGCAGTTTTTAAAATGGAATCACATAACTCACCATCCGCAATTGAACCATTTATCGGTGCTGCGACAGGCGCAGGCGGGGTTCTTCGTGATGTATTTTCAATGGGTGCACGTCCTGTAGCACTTGTCAATTCGCTTCGTCTTGGGGATTTAACAGATGAGCGTGACCGTTTCTTATTTAAAGAGGCGGTTGCTGGGATTGCAAGTTACGGTAACGGCATTGGCATTCCAACAATTGCAGGAGAAGTACAATTCGATAATTGCTATTCTAAGCGACCACTCGTAAATGCAATGGCTGTAGGGTTACTGAATCATGAAGACATTCAAAAAGGTGTTGCAGCAGGTGTTGGTAATACTGTCATGTATGCTGGTGCTAAAACAGGACGTGATGGCATACACGGAGCAACGATGTCCTCTTCGGAACTAACAGTTGAAGAAGATGGTGAGCTACCAGTTATGCAAGCTGGCGATCCATTCCTTGAAAAACTTGTGATGGATGCATGTCTTGAACTTGTAAAATCAGACGCGCTAATTGGGATACAAGATATGGGTGCTGCTGGTCTTTCATCAGCATCGGCTGAAATGGCATCAAGTGCCGGATACGGCGTTGAAATGAATTTAGATCTTGTACCGCAACGTGAAGAGGGCATGACAGCATATGAAATGATGCTCTCAGAATCTCAAGAACGTATGTTAATCGTCGTGAAAAAAGGTCGCGAACAAGAAGTCACGGATCTTTTTGCAAAATACGGCGTTGAAGCAGTGTCAATTGGGAAGGTAACGGATGATAAAATGCTCCGTTTACTTCATAAAGGCGAAGTAGTGGCGGAAGTATCAGCAGATGCACTTGCTGAAGATGCGCCAGTTTATTATAAAGAATCAGCGGAACCAGATTACTTTAAAGAATTCCAAGCAATGGAAATGTCTGAACCAGTTGTTGACGATTTAAGCGAAACATTAAAAGCGCTATTACAACGTCCAACGATTGCGTCGAAAAAATGGGTTTATAACCAATTTGATACGCATGTTCGTCGAAATACAGTTGTCGCACCGGGCTCGTCTGCGGGCGTAATTCGTGTCGATGGGACGAATAAAGGGCTAGCAATGACTTCAGATTGTAACTCTCGTTATGTTTATCTAGATCCTGAAACAGGTGGGAAAATCGCGGTTGCGGAAGCGGCAAGAAATATTATTTGTTCTGGCGCTGAACCGATTGCGATTACGGACTGCTTGAATTTTGGAAATCCGGATAAGCCAGAAGTGTTCTGGCAGTTTGAGAAATCAGCGGCTGGAATTTCAGAGGCATGCATCAAGTTAAATGCGCCTGTTATCAGCGGTAACGTTTCGATGTCCAATGAAGTGAACGGAGTAGCCATTTATCCGACGCCGACAATCGGAATGGTCGGATTGGTTCACGATTTATCTCACGTTACGACTACTGAATTTAAAAATGCTGATGACGTAATCTATATTATCGGTGATACTAAGCTTGATTTTGGTGGTAGTGAACTACAACAAATGCAAGAGGGCGAGATTTTTGGACAAGCTCCTGCCATTGATCTAGACGTAGAAGCTTCTAGACAAAAAGAACTTTTAACAGCAATCCAAAATCAACTTGTTGAATCAGCAACTGACTTGTCAGAAGGTGGATTTGCGGTTGCACTTTGTGAAAAAGCGTTCGGAGCTAATGGACTTGGCGCAAATGTAACGATTTCTGGATCAGCTGTCACTGCATTATTCAGCGAATCACAATCACGTTTCTTGGTATCGGTTAAGCGTGAAAATGCAAAAGCGTTCGAAGCTGCAGTAAAAGATGCGGTGAAAGTTGGCGTCGTTACTGATACAGAGCGAATTGTTATTAACGGAGAAGATACGGGATTAATAGACGGGACGGTTGAAGAGTTCCGTTCTGCTTGGAGAGGGGCAATAGAATGCTTGCTGAACTCAGAGGATTAAACGAAGAGTGCGGCGTGTTTGGTATTTGGGGTCATGAGGATGCGGCGCAGATCAGTTATTATGGTCTGCACGCATTGCAACACCGCGGTCAAGAAGGTGCTGGTATCGTTACGAAAGATAGCAAAGGCCTTCATGTTCATAAAGGTGAGGGCCTTGTGAATGAAGTGTTTTCCGGCAATGAAATAAATGAATTGACTGGTAATGCTGCCATTGCGCAAGTGCGTTATTCATCAGAAAATGGTCGTGGAATCGAAAATGTTCAGCCGCTTGTTTTTCGTTCAACAACGGGAAGTCTTTCGGTCGCACATAATGGCAATATTGTAAATGCCGCAGAACTTCGAGAGCATCTAGAACGTCAAGGGAGTATTTTCCAGACGAATTCAGATACAGAAGTGCTTGCGCATTTAATTAAAAGAAGTAATGGGACGCCGAGACAGCGCGACCGCGTCAAGAAAGCCTTATCGATGTTAAAAGGCGCATTTGCGTTTGTCATTTTGACGGAAGACGGCTTGCTGATTGCGCAGGATCCAAATGGTCTTCGCCCTTTATCCTTAGGGAAAATGGGTGATGCATGGGTTGTGGCATCGGAAACCTGTGCATTTGATATTATCGGAGCGGAAAGTGTGC
Above is a window of Sporosarcina sp. 6E9 DNA encoding:
- the purQ gene encoding phosphoribosylformylglycinamidine synthase subunit PurQ, yielding MKFAILVFPGSSCDVDMHHAINEVLGEKAEYVWHTEAALEEFDAVIIPSGSSYGDYLRPGALAKGSPAVESLMSFVESKKPVLGVGNGFQILTELHLLPGAFLQNKELLFKSGSAKLSVENVESIFTSEYEEAQEITIPFAQAYGNYYVDEKTLSQLNENGQIAFTYKDENDNGSTEKIAGVLNEQGNVLGILPLPERAIEEIIGGTDGLPLFKSILKRWNENNVSQS
- the purL gene encoding phosphoribosylformylglycinamidine synthase subunit PurL gives rise to the protein MSANHEPSAKQIQDNKLYRQMGMTDEEFELVVKSMGRLPNYTETGLFSALWSEHCSYKSSKPILKKFPTSGERVLQGPGEGAGIVDIGDNQAAVFKMESHNSPSAIEPFIGAATGAGGVLRDVFSMGARPVALVNSLRLGDLTDERDRFLFKEAVAGIASYGNGIGIPTIAGEVQFDNCYSKRPLVNAMAVGLLNHEDIQKGVAAGVGNTVMYAGAKTGRDGIHGATMSSSELTVEEDGELPVMQAGDPFLEKLVMDACLELVKSDALIGIQDMGAAGLSSASAEMASSAGYGVEMNLDLVPQREEGMTAYEMMLSESQERMLIVVKKGREQEVTDLFAKYGVEAVSIGKVTDDKMLRLLHKGEVVAEVSADALAEDAPVYYKESAEPDYFKEFQAMEMSEPVVDDLSETLKALLQRPTIASKKWVYNQFDTHVRRNTVVAPGSSAGVIRVDGTNKGLAMTSDCNSRYVYLDPETGGKIAVAEAARNIICSGAEPIAITDCLNFGNPDKPEVFWQFEKSAAGISEACIKLNAPVISGNVSMSNEVNGVAIYPTPTIGMVGLVHDLSHVTTTEFKNADDVIYIIGDTKLDFGGSELQQMQEGEIFGQAPAIDLDVEASRQKELLTAIQNQLVESATDLSEGGFAVALCEKAFGANGLGANVTISGSAVTALFSESQSRFLVSVKRENAKAFEAAVKDAVKVGVVTDTERIVINGEDTGLIDGTVEEFRSAWRGAIECLLNSED
- the purS gene encoding phosphoribosylformylglycinamidine synthase subunit PurS translates to MTKVNVYVTLRESVVDPQGIATTDALKNMGFAEVESVRIGKLIELKIDETTTDIDARVKEMCDKLLINKVIEDYRYEIEEA